One Candidatus Auribacterota bacterium DNA segment encodes these proteins:
- a CDS encoding HU family DNA-binding protein, whose product MNRAELIAAIVADKKAGIETKAGAGRMLQAVLGGILSGLKKQGSVSLVGFGTFKVKTRAARMGRNPKTGESIRIAARKAVTFKASKELKKSV is encoded by the coding sequence ATGAATAGAGCAGAGTTGATCGCGGCCATTGTCGCCGATAAGAAAGCCGGCATTGAGACAAAGGCGGGGGCCGGCAGGATGCTGCAGGCCGTACTGGGCGGGATTTTGAGCGGCCTGAAGAAGCAGGGCTCGGTGAGCCTCGTGGGCTTCGGAACATTCAAGGTAAAAACTCGCGCGGCGCGCATGGGCCGCAACCCGAAAACGGGAGAGTCGATCAGGATCGCGGCGCGCAAAGCAGTGACGTTCAAGGCGAGCAAGGAACTGAAGAAGTCTGTCTAG